ttttcgacctctttccaagtccttccatGTCCCACGCGCTGATGCCGAAGCCAAGCTTTTCTATCGGCAGACTCGTGAGTTAGCATGGCGATCCcattttgagctatctcatctaCATAGTACAATCCATCAtgttcagtgccacgtccaattatttccccggttcggatatcctgcaacaTACAGAAATGTGGTTGCATCAATAAGGTGCAATATTCCTTCGTGACATGGCTAGTAGACAACAATTTATGAGACATTGAAGGAATGTATAGGCAGTTAGATAATTGAAGAGTAGGTGATATTATCACAGTTCTCGCCCCTTCAACATTTGTAAACTCTCGATTAGCTGTTTGAATATGAGATTTCTGAGGTTTTTGAATCCTTGTAAGATTTGATGCATCTATCGTTCTTCTCATGTCCACTAGACACCTTACATGCAATTCCAGTGTTTTCTAGGGGCTGAAACTTATTTTTACACACAATTTGGGCATTTAAAggaatactccatccgttccgcttaagatgacacgttttcctttttagtttgtcccaactaagatgacacatttctttttttggaaactttctctcttcaattaatacattcaactactttttctcactcatattaaaatatcaatctttctttatctctctactTTAATAATTACACcaactttttctctctcccattaaacactttaaccaataactcctaaaatcctgtgccggctaagaaatgtgtcatcttagcctggacggagggagtactatataatttgGGGCCTAATTTGCACGAAATAGGAGTTTGGGGGTCATTTAGCAATAAATGGGGTATATTAGGTAATTTATCACAGTGTTGGGGTAAAAAATGTGAATTTCATAGAGTTTGGGGTTCTTTAACAAAAGAACCACCCTTAAACCCTACCTTACCTTCACCCGCCGCTGTTCCTTCTCCAATTCTCCCAAATTCTGCCTCGGTCCAGTCCGCTATTACCGTCCCTCCAGAAAAATTAGCGGCACCGGTGTGAGTCGCCGGCTGTGCAGCACCGACCATCGCTCCCCTATCGCCACCCCGGGTTTGAGTGGCTTCCCTGTTGCCCTCGGTGGTGGCGAGAGGATAGTTTCCACCATCTCCCGGTTGTCCTCCGATGGCTGCAGTTGCGTGACCGCTGCGGTTCCAGGGCGTGTGTGCAGGCGGTGGGGCGGAATTCTTGTGGAGTTTCTCTTCCCACCAATCGGGAAATCCAATCAATTCGTAGCATGATTCCTTTGTGTGTTTTTTCTTCTTGCAATAGGAACAAACCTGCTTTGATTTTTCCTCTTCGTTGCTTCGCCGGTTCTAGGCACCTCCACCACGATTGACGCGGCCTCTCGAGCCGCTGTCGTACTGGTTCGGCCCTCGGACGATGAGTGCAGCTCCGATGCAATCCGTAATGGTTGTGGCTCCTGACCGCAATACTTGAGACCGTGTCTCCTCTTGTTTGATCTGATTGTAAACATGTTCGACAGAGGGAAGTGGTTCCATTTTAACTATCTCCCTTTTTGTTGATTCGTATTTGCCATTAATGGTAGTCAGGAACGTATAAAGTCTCTGTTCTTGGATCCAATTATCATGTATTTCCATATCCTCGGGGTACTTCATAGGATTTTTTCGTTTCTGATCTATTAACATCCATAAATCTTATAGGGTACTCAATACCTTCTCTAAGGATTGACTTTGTTGTTTTACCATACTGGTTTTGATGTGCAGATCATAAATCTAGAATTTGTCTCCTCCGCTCCCATACGTGACAGCTAACCCATCTCGTATGTGTTTGGCAGTTGGTTGCTTCAACACCCGGCTGACCAGCCGCGGTTCGATATTCTCTGTAAGCCATGTAAACACGCAATGATCGGCTTGTTGCCATTGCGGGAAGTCTGGATCGGTTCGTGGCGGGGAAGGCTGCACTCCGGTTACGTGAGAAACCATTCCCCTGCCGCTTATAGTCGTCTTCATCAGCACGACCCATTCAAAGTAATTTTGTCCATTTAACTTGCTTCCTCCGATGTGGAGAGGTTGTGTATCAATTTTATAGACAACGGGTTTTCTGGTGGATTTTCTGTGTTCTCTGGTTTGGGTGTTGTTGGTATCATCATAGCAAGGCTTTTGCTCATGATTTCGGCAATTTGCCGAGCAGTTTAATCCGACTAGAATGGAATAGTTTTTCATCGTTTTCTGACATGGTTGTTTGAAAGGTTTTCTGCAGGTTTTGGCTAAAGGTCGGAAAAGATTAGGTACAATGATGAAACTTTTCTGAGTCCTACTCTGGTACCATGTTAAATGGTGCAGAAAACATAATTGAAAAGGGAGAAAGATAGAGAACGATTGTGTAGAATATGATGATTATTTCATTGTATATGGAGCCTTTCAAATAGGGTGTAGGAGAAAATGTACATGGTAAGATCTTAATTACATAATATTATGTCAATCATCTAATTGGAGTAATTGATTCCAATCACAATCTTTCCTTTTCTAAcagttttgtgagttaatgaagagataataagcaagagagagagaaatagagatgatagtattttcattttagaaaatttttcatttttaatgagactaCCCAAAAAGTAAAACGTCAATTTTTAATGGGATTGACCGattgagggagtatattataaaaaCTTTTCACTTTTTCAGTGACATTTATGTTATTTTCTCTTAAACTCCCCTTTTGTATAGACTAGTATTAGCCCACGTGCTATGCGCGacacaagattaaaaaataaaaaaatatagtatagtaataatatattaaataattatagatataaaattaaataaattttaaattaaacaaCATAAAACTATTTGTTAATTACGACACTTACAACATACATACTTCAATACTAAAATACAACcaatattaaattgatataaaatattaaatatacaacaAAAAAGTATAATGAGGACAATAACATCgccataaaaagataaaatgatgtacaaaacaaacacacatatatataaacatTAGAACAATAAAACAATAGTTTGTAAGACATGAAAAACTTATGTGAACAATCTTAATTGTACAATAATAAGaacaacaaaataaagaaaataaataaataataaaacacaAACTCCCATATCCCGATGACTCTTCCTCAGCCTTATTTTTCTCCTTAATCTCCAAATTAATGATTTATGCATATTCGCGAAAACAAATGTGAAAGTTTATGATCTTCGTCTTCTTGCTTCCTTTCCTATTTTGTTGCTTTAGGTGTTTTCTTTGCATGAAAACTATGAAGTGACGAAGTTGATGACAAATGTGTAATGTTGTAGCTTCAAAATATTATAGATAGTCAGAAGTTTATGTgatttctatatttataaaaaaagaactATCATAGCCTAgacagaaaaattaaaataaaactaataaaaattaaaaagactAACATTAAGCAAAAACTTAAATATGAACTAACATCGTTGAAACAAATTAATCTCATATAAATGTGCTACTATAGGTAAAAAGTAATAACTATACTGagaaaaattcttctttttgcAAAGAATCCGTGAAGCAATGGGACATGACAATGAGGAATGAATTATAAACCAACAAATGATACATATTTATAGACAAAAAGTTGAAAGTATTATGTAAATTCCTTGGAACAGTGCCTTGAATCCTTGTTCCATGCATggaaaaataaacaataaatgattttagttttagataaataactaaaaattagtAATAAGCTAAGCATCGACACACATACCATCCAATCGTGAAACACACATTCCAAGAAGATTACATTGGTTTGTCCACGTCTAATGAACATAAACATGCATGCACTACACTCGAATCACTGACTAAGTATTGTTAGGTTGTAGATCGTTAATGAATGTAAATTCCATGATGTGAACAAATTTTTACTTTTGCCGAAAATTTGTGATAGAGTGAGGGGAGACGATGAAGAAGTGAAATGGAATCTTACAAATGATACATATTTATAGATATAAAGTATTGAAAATGAATCATTAATGTGGCGGTTATAAAATAATAAGGAACAATTATATTTTGTCCAATCACTAATTTGAATATTGTGAGTCAACaaagtaactcctaaaattGAGTGAGACTAATAATCATCAAAGTAATAGCCAAAGTAACTGACAATGTAATGTAAATATACataatataagagcatccacaatggcgtccgtcccggcgtgccggacgtccgcgcgggacgtccgccattgtgcaaaggtgacgtggatacggacgtccgttggggacaccggagttccgcgacgtccttgcggacgtccgccattgcgttgaccccactgacatcccgattattttatattttttttttcaaaaattctataaatacggctcgttgaacttcatttcattcgcaccacttgtattaaggagtatctctctctctatcagaaattatatttccgaatgaattttctacacagcaactttaatggaaataaaaaattctataaatacggctcgaccccagccaggggctgtcgccccttggaccccgcaactcgggggcgctgcccccgaacccccgtctaatcataatgaattcaaacaagcgtgcactccgcacttccaaacttatatgatgtctcattatgacaatattgatcaatcaaatttatccaattacactaaaataaccaacacgacatgcgccaaaaacaagctcaTATTCGTCTCCTgaaacgatataattgaagaagtatgacAGCGGAGGAGTCGTCGTTGATGGAATCTGTATTTATTGAAGTgtactttttttagtttttttttgttgaaatgtacctttcttttttttatttaatgaaaattttattccgtaatcgtggtgaaattttaattccgtaaattgtttaattccgtaaattgtttaattttgtgaatttgtgaatttttattattgtgggaagtccgtcgagATGTCCGCCACTgcgcagtgggaagtccttatgacgtgacagtgcagtgagaagtcattatgacgtggcagaaggtgtttatgggatgtccgcggggatgtccgccggaATATCcgcaccattgtggatgccctaatatGGTGATTAGTTAttccataaatatttaaattgatcCCATAACTCATAGATATTTCAGAATAAGGacaaaacttataaatattttaaaagaagGTCAAAACTCGCCGTTTATATGTGtatagatttatttatttttgcatattttaaaataatcttAATAATATCATTTgcgattttaatatttttccgggaaaaaattatattttcagatttttgCGAATATCAGACTTTTGCGTAATTTCCAAAACATTGAGGgtaaaaattgaaacttcaaAAGTTACACAGAAAAATCCCTTCAACCCTTCTTATATCACTCGGTGCCGAGTTAGGGTTTCCGTTTCGTCTTCGCCGCAGACTCAGCGACAATGGTGGCCGCCAAGAAGACCGTATTCTCTTCGATTTCCGATCATCATTCCCTAATTTTGCTCTTAATTCTTAAAATCATACGAAATTTATAGCTAATTCCTTGTTTCGCTGATTCATTTCTGTTCTCCAGAAGAAGACTCATGAGAGCATCAACAACAGGCTCGCTCTCGTGATGAAGAGCGGCAAGTACACGCTCGGATACAAGACCgtgctcaaaaccctacgcaACTCCAAAGGTATTTCTCCCCTCGTTCCTTAGATTTCTCTCATTGCCCTGCTGAATAATCTGTATAGTGAAGAGGATTTTTGAGGTTTTTAATTTCCTGAAATTTTTGTAGGTAAGTTGATCCTGATCTCGAACAATTGCCCGCCTTTGAGGAAATCGGAGATTGAATACTATGCGATGCTCGCGAAGATCGGAGTTCACCATTACAACGGAAGTAAGTACTGATTTTGGATTCAATTTGGGTGTTTATCCTAATTTCCGTGCCGCCTTCTTTGATTTCCTTCTGAATTTTCATTGTT
This genomic interval from Salvia splendens isolate huo1 chromosome 13, SspV2, whole genome shotgun sequence contains the following:
- the LOC121760011 gene encoding 60S ribosomal protein L30-like, encoding MVAAKKTKKTHESINNRLALVMKSGKYTLGYKTVLKTLRNSKGKLILISNNCPPLRKSEIEYYAMLAKIGVHHYNGNNVDLGTACGKYFRVSCLSIVDPGDSDIIKSLPGDR